A genome region from Pseudomonas pergaminensis includes the following:
- a CDS encoding aldehyde dehydrogenase, whose product MTLERFQMCIGGEWVDALSGKTFDSLNPALAAPWAQLPDADEADVERAVQAAQTAFDSPAWRGLTATARGKLLRRLGDLIAENKEHLAQLESRDNGKLIRETRGQVSYLPEFFHYTAGLADKLEGGTLPLDKPDLFAYTVHEAMGVVAAIIPWNSPLYLTAIKLAPALAAGNTIVIKPSEHASATILELARLALEAGIPPGVVNVVTGYGPSTGAALTRHPLVRKIAFTGGAATARHVVRSSAENFAKLSLELGGKSPNIIFADADLDSAINGAIAGIYAASGQSCVSGSRLLVQDEIYDEFVERLVERAQRIRIGNPQDDASEMGPMATAQQLAVVEGLVADAIAEGARLRTGGKRPQNLGEGWFYEPTLFECDRNSMKIMQEEVFGPVASVIRFKDEAEALAIANDSQFGLAAGIWTRDLGRAHRLARDVRSGIIWVNTYRAVSAMAPIGGFKNSGYGRESGIDSVLAYTELKTVWINLSQAPMPDPFVMR is encoded by the coding sequence ATGACGCTTGAACGCTTCCAGATGTGCATCGGCGGTGAATGGGTCGATGCCCTGTCCGGCAAGACCTTTGACAGCCTTAACCCGGCCCTGGCAGCACCCTGGGCGCAACTTCCGGATGCCGATGAAGCCGATGTGGAGCGCGCCGTACAAGCCGCACAGACGGCTTTCGACAGCCCGGCCTGGCGTGGCCTGACCGCCACGGCACGCGGCAAACTGCTGCGCCGCCTGGGTGACCTGATCGCCGAGAACAAGGAACACCTGGCCCAGTTGGAAAGCCGCGACAACGGCAAGCTGATCCGCGAGACACGCGGCCAGGTCAGCTACCTGCCGGAGTTCTTCCACTACACCGCCGGCCTGGCCGACAAGCTCGAAGGCGGCACCCTGCCACTGGACAAGCCCGACCTGTTTGCCTACACCGTGCACGAAGCCATGGGCGTGGTGGCAGCGATCATTCCGTGGAACAGCCCGCTGTACCTGACCGCGATCAAGCTTGCGCCTGCCCTGGCGGCGGGCAACACCATCGTGATCAAGCCGTCGGAGCACGCCTCGGCGACCATCCTCGAACTGGCGCGCCTGGCCCTTGAAGCCGGCATCCCGCCTGGCGTGGTCAACGTGGTCACCGGCTACGGCCCCAGCACTGGCGCCGCCCTCACCCGTCACCCGCTGGTGCGCAAGATCGCCTTTACCGGCGGCGCGGCCACGGCACGGCATGTGGTGCGCAGCAGCGCCGAGAACTTCGCCAAGCTGTCCCTGGAACTGGGCGGCAAGTCACCCAATATCATCTTTGCCGACGCTGACCTGGACAGCGCCATCAACGGTGCGATTGCCGGGATCTATGCGGCATCCGGCCAAAGTTGCGTCTCGGGCTCGCGCCTGCTGGTGCAGGATGAGATCTACGACGAATTCGTCGAGCGCCTGGTTGAGCGTGCCCAACGCATCCGCATCGGCAACCCGCAGGACGACGCCAGCGAAATGGGGCCGATGGCCACCGCGCAGCAACTGGCCGTGGTCGAAGGCCTGGTGGCGGACGCCATCGCTGAAGGCGCACGCCTGCGCACCGGAGGCAAACGCCCGCAGAACCTCGGCGAAGGCTGGTTCTATGAGCCGACGCTGTTCGAATGCGACCGCAATTCGATGAAGATCATGCAGGAAGAAGTCTTCGGTCCGGTGGCCTCGGTCATCCGTTTCAAGGACGAAGCCGAAGCGCTGGCCATCGCCAACGACTCGCAGTTCGGCCTCGCCGCCGGCATCTGGACCCGCGACCTCGGACGTGCCCACCGCCTGGCCCGGGACGTGCGCTCGGGGATCATCTGGGTCAACACCTACCGCGCGGTGTCGGCCATGGCCCCCATCGGTGGTTTCAAGAACAGTGGCTACGGACGCGAAAGCGGCATCGACTCGGTGCTGGCCTACACCGAACTGAAAACAGTGTGGATCAACCTCTCCCAGGCGCCCATGCCTGATCCTTTTGTGATGCGTTAA
- a CDS encoding DUF1330 domain-containing protein, with product MKAYWIAHVDVSDAEQYTQYTQRAPAAFAKFGGRFLARGGRSVALEGGPARQRNVVIEFDSYEQAVACYESAEYQEAKAHREGAGHAQIIIVEGLAP from the coding sequence ATGAAGGCCTACTGGATTGCCCACGTGGATGTGTCCGATGCAGAGCAGTACACGCAATACACCCAACGCGCGCCGGCGGCGTTTGCGAAGTTTGGCGGGCGGTTCCTGGCCAGGGGCGGGCGCAGTGTGGCGCTGGAAGGCGGGCCGGCACGACAGCGCAATGTAGTGATCGAGTTTGATAGCTACGAACAGGCCGTGGCGTGTTACGAGTCGGCGGAGTACCAGGAGGCGAAAGCACACCGCGAGGGCGCGGGACACGCGCAGATCATTATTGTTGAAGGGCTGGCGCCCTAG
- a CDS encoding flavin reductase family protein — translation MIEPGIYKDVMSSFPSGVTVVTTLDPDGGIVGITASAFSALSIDPALVLFCPNYASDTYPILRDSKRFAIHLLSADQTAEAYAFAGKGKEKAKGIEWQLSELGNPLLAKATAIIECELWREYDGGDHAIIVGAVKNLILPAQPVTPMIYHKGKLGPLPTLA, via the coding sequence ATGATCGAACCCGGCATTTACAAAGACGTCATGAGCTCATTCCCATCCGGGGTCACGGTGGTCACCACCCTCGACCCGGACGGCGGCATCGTCGGCATCACCGCCAGTGCATTCAGCGCGCTGTCGATCGACCCGGCCCTGGTGCTGTTCTGCCCCAACTATGCCTCGGACACCTACCCGATCCTGCGCGACAGCAAGCGCTTTGCGATTCACCTGCTGTCGGCTGACCAGACTGCCGAGGCCTATGCCTTCGCTGGCAAAGGCAAGGAAAAGGCCAAGGGCATCGAGTGGCAGTTGAGCGAGTTGGGCAACCCGCTGCTGGCCAAGGCCACGGCGATCATTGAATGCGAGTTGTGGCGCGAATATGACGGCGGTGATCATGCGATCATTGTCGGCGCGGTGAAAAACCTGATCCTGCCTGCGCAGCCGGTCACGCCGATGATCTACCACAAAGGCAAGCTGGGCCCGTTGCCCACGCTGGCGTGA
- a CDS encoding GntR family transcriptional regulator: MKRLPLDDSFKVNHNPVTLREIVLEKLRSAIMNFQLLPGDRLVERDLCDRLGVSRTSVREALRHLESEGLVEFADAKGPQVAIITLADAVDIYELRCVLEGLIVQLFTLRAKAKDIKALEKALEENRKALKDGELQQVIDSVQGFYDVLLEGSGNHVAATQLRQLQARISYLRATSVSQENRRGDSNQEMERMVQAIKSGDPLAAHQACVDHVRAAAAVALDYLKRKQEETGKLPEITLPIALKEPRIGH; the protein is encoded by the coding sequence ATGAAACGCCTGCCACTCGACGACAGCTTCAAGGTCAATCACAACCCAGTTACCCTGCGCGAAATCGTGCTGGAGAAACTGCGCAGCGCCATCATGAACTTCCAACTGCTGCCGGGTGACCGCCTGGTGGAGCGCGACCTTTGCGACCGCCTCGGCGTCAGCCGCACGTCGGTGCGCGAAGCCTTGCGTCACCTGGAATCCGAAGGCCTGGTGGAGTTTGCCGATGCCAAGGGTCCGCAGGTAGCGATCATCACCCTGGCCGATGCCGTCGATATCTACGAACTGCGCTGCGTGCTCGAAGGCCTGATCGTGCAGCTGTTCACCCTGCGCGCCAAGGCCAAGGACATCAAGGCCCTGGAAAAAGCCCTGGAGGAAAACCGCAAGGCCCTCAAGGATGGCGAGTTGCAACAGGTCATCGACTCGGTACAGGGCTTCTACGACGTATTGCTCGAAGGCTCCGGCAACCACGTGGCCGCCACCCAGTTACGCCAGTTGCAGGCCCGCATCAGCTACCTGCGCGCCACTTCGGTGTCCCAGGAAAACCGCCGTGGCGACAGTAACCAGGAAATGGAACGCATGGTCCAGGCGATCAAGAGCGGTGACCCCCTGGCCGCCCACCAAGCCTGTGTCGATCATGTGCGCGCCGCCGCCGCCGTGGCCCTGGACTACCTCAAGCGCAAGCAGGAAGAAACCGGCAAGCTCCCGGAAATCACCCTGCCCATCGCCCTCAAAGAACCCCGCATAGGCCATTGA
- a CDS encoding alpha/beta fold hydrolase translates to MIRLTAERTPAGTSYLATGQGQPVVLIHGVGLNKEMWGGQVVGLAPHYRVITYDMLGHGASPRPENGTPLLGYADQLLELLDHLQLPQATVIGFSMGGLVARAFALHYPERLKSLVVLNSVFNRSPEQRAGVIARTAQAAEHGPDANAEAALSRWFSREYQAANPAQIAALRQTLAGNDPQGYLTTYELFATQDMYRADELGNIKSPTLVATGELDPGSTPQMARQLADRIPGATVAILAEQRHMMPVESPRLVNQLLLDFLETAHAQQQTIKGIVA, encoded by the coding sequence ATGATTCGGCTCACCGCTGAACGCACCCCGGCTGGCACCAGTTATCTGGCGACCGGCCAAGGCCAGCCTGTGGTTTTGATCCACGGCGTGGGCCTGAATAAAGAAATGTGGGGCGGGCAAGTCGTTGGCCTGGCCCCGCACTATCGCGTGATTACCTATGACATGCTCGGACACGGCGCCAGCCCGCGGCCGGAAAACGGCACACCGTTGCTGGGGTATGCCGACCAACTGCTGGAGCTGCTTGACCACCTGCAATTGCCCCAGGCAACGGTGATCGGCTTCTCCATGGGCGGGCTGGTGGCACGCGCGTTTGCCCTGCATTACCCCGAGCGCCTCAAAAGCCTGGTGGTGCTTAACAGCGTGTTCAATCGCAGCCCCGAGCAGCGCGCCGGCGTTATCGCGCGCACCGCCCAGGCCGCCGAGCACGGGCCGGATGCGAATGCCGAAGCCGCCCTCTCGCGCTGGTTCAGCCGTGAATACCAGGCAGCCAACCCGGCGCAGATCGCGGCGTTGCGCCAGACGCTGGCGGGGAACGACCCACAAGGCTACCTGACCACCTACGAGCTGTTTGCCACCCAAGACATGTACCGCGCCGACGAGCTGGGCAACATCAAGTCTCCCACCCTGGTGGCGACCGGCGAACTGGACCCCGGCTCGACACCGCAGATGGCCCGTCAATTGGCTGATCGGATTCCGGGTGCCACCGTGGCTATATTGGCCGAGCAACGGCATATGATGCCGGTTGAATCGCCGCGCCTGGTCAACCAGCTGTTGCTGGACTTTCTCGAAACGGCACACGCCCAACAACAAACGATAAAGGGGATCGTGGCATGA
- the ribBA gene encoding bifunctional 3,4-dihydroxy-2-butanone-4-phosphate synthase/GTP cyclohydrolase II: MSFNSIADIIEDYRQGKMVLLVDDEDRENEGDLLLPAACCTAETISFMAREARGLICLTLTDEHCQRLGLEQMVPSNGSVFSTAFTVSIEAATGVTTGISAADRARTVAAAVAINAGPADIVQPGHIFPLRAKDGGVLTRAGHTEAGCDLARLAGHVPASVIVEVMNDDGTMARRPELEVFARKHGIKIGTIADLIHYRLSTERTVVRIGERDLPTVHGTFRLITFEDRIDGGVHMAMVMGNLHRDTPALVRVHVIDPLRDLVGADYSGPSNWTLWAALQRVAAEGSGVVVVLANHESSQALLERVPQLTQAPRQFNRSQSRIYSEVGTGAQILQDLGVGQLRHLGPPLKYAGLTGYDLEVVESIPFVE; this comes from the coding sequence ATGTCTTTCAACAGCATCGCAGACATCATCGAAGACTATCGCCAGGGCAAGATGGTGCTCCTGGTTGACGACGAAGATCGGGAAAACGAAGGCGACCTTTTGCTGCCTGCGGCGTGTTGCACCGCCGAGACTATCAGTTTCATGGCCCGCGAAGCCCGTGGCCTGATCTGCCTGACCCTGACCGATGAACATTGCCAGCGCCTGGGCCTGGAACAGATGGTGCCAAGCAACGGCAGTGTGTTCAGCACCGCGTTTACCGTGTCCATCGAAGCCGCCACCGGCGTGACCACCGGCATCTCCGCCGCCGACCGCGCGCGCACGGTGGCGGCAGCCGTGGCTATCAACGCCGGGCCTGCGGACATTGTGCAGCCAGGGCATATCTTCCCGTTGCGCGCCAAGGACGGCGGCGTGCTGACCCGAGCCGGCCACACCGAGGCTGGCTGCGACTTGGCACGCCTGGCCGGGCATGTACCGGCCTCAGTGATCGTCGAAGTGATGAACGACGACGGCACCATGGCCCGCCGACCTGAGCTTGAGGTGTTTGCGCGCAAGCACGGCATCAAGATCGGCACCATCGCCGACCTGATCCACTACCGCCTCAGCACCGAACGCACCGTGGTGCGCATCGGCGAACGTGACTTGCCCACGGTGCATGGCACCTTCCGCCTGATCACCTTCGAAGACCGCATCGACGGTGGCGTGCACATGGCGATGGTCATGGGCAACCTGCATCGCGATACGCCTGCGCTGGTCCGCGTGCATGTGATCGACCCGCTGCGCGACCTGGTTGGCGCCGACTACAGCGGCCCGTCCAACTGGACCCTGTGGGCGGCCTTGCAACGCGTCGCGGCAGAAGGCAGCGGCGTGGTAGTGGTGTTGGCCAATCATGAATCGTCCCAGGCATTGCTGGAGCGCGTGCCGCAGCTGACCCAGGCGCCACGCCAGTTCAATCGCTCGCAGTCGCGGATTTACTCGGAAGTGGGCACCGGTGCACAGATTCTCCAAGACCTCGGCGTGGGCCAGTTGCGCCACCTCGGCCCGCCGCTGAAATACGCGGGCTTGACCGGTTATGACCTGGAAGTCGTGGAGAGCATTCCGTTCGTTGAGTGA
- a CDS encoding NUDIX hydrolase encodes MPSPRFCPTCGGSDLSHQLPPGDTHERLMCRGCGYIHYINPKIIAGCIIEQDGKYLLCQRAIPPRPGTWTLPAGFMEGGETTEQAALREVWEESGVRAEILSPYSIFSVPRISEVYIIFRAIALEVTGQFGPETLDYKFFAPEDIPWDSIYYPAIRQILERYIEERQAGVYGIYIGNDDSGRIHFIR; translated from the coding sequence GTGCCCAGCCCACGCTTTTGCCCGACGTGCGGCGGCAGTGACCTCAGTCACCAGCTGCCACCGGGCGATACGCATGAGCGCCTGATGTGCCGGGGCTGCGGCTATATCCACTACATCAACCCCAAGATCATCGCCGGCTGCATCATCGAGCAGGACGGCAAATACCTGCTGTGCCAACGGGCGATCCCGCCCCGCCCCGGCACCTGGACCCTGCCCGCCGGCTTCATGGAAGGTGGCGAAACCACCGAGCAGGCCGCGTTGCGTGAAGTGTGGGAAGAAAGCGGCGTACGCGCGGAGATCCTTTCGCCCTACTCGATCTTCAGCGTGCCCAGGATCAGCGAGGTGTACATCATCTTTCGCGCCATCGCGCTGGAGGTCACCGGCCAGTTCGGGCCGGAAACCCTCGACTACAAATTCTTTGCGCCCGAGGATATCCCTTGGGACAGCATCTACTACCCGGCGATCCGGCAGATCCTCGAGCGGTATATCGAGGAACGCCAGGCGGGGGTGTATGGCATTTATATCGGGAATGACGACAGCGGCAGGATCCACTTTATTCGCTGA
- a CDS encoding putative quinol monooxygenase, with protein MQKPLVSIAVLKAKPGQQQALKQGLLALVEPTRTEPGNLDYVLFELRDEPGTFYMREAFKNQAALDAHFATPYFKAFAAAADGLLKEPLQLIFLEQVSD; from the coding sequence ATGCAAAAACCCTTGGTATCCATCGCCGTGCTCAAGGCCAAGCCCGGCCAGCAGCAGGCACTCAAGCAAGGCTTGTTGGCGTTGGTTGAACCAACGCGCACCGAGCCCGGTAACCTTGACTATGTGCTGTTTGAGCTGCGTGACGAGCCCGGTACGTTCTACATGCGGGAAGCTTTCAAGAACCAGGCCGCCCTCGACGCACATTTTGCCACGCCGTACTTCAAGGCATTTGCAGCAGCGGCCGACGGTTTGCTCAAGGAGCCTTTGCAGCTTATTTTCCTCGAGCAAGTGTCGGACTGA
- a CDS encoding LysR substrate-binding domain-containing protein, translating to MIRIDDLGLFLRSAALGSFTAAAVEADLLPGQVAAAIKRLERELEVRLFTRTTRSLRLSAEGEQYLPTARSVLEHLEQGRANLHGDNAPLRGTLQIAAPSDLGRNILLPWLTEFRRLHPELNLRFLLSDHVSNLFRDPVDVAIRYGLNEDANYIALPLVPGNRRVLVASPDYLARQDAPRTPQDLSRHTCLPYLQSGRLHDRWQLGTQTVHVAGPLFSDDADVVRRWALEGEGIAYKSWLDVSADVQAGRLVVLLTDYPGDVYPLSFACPHRGQVSRSVAALHQWLRQRFSAMAPFAIEH from the coding sequence ATGATCCGTATCGATGACCTTGGCTTGTTCCTGCGCAGCGCCGCCCTGGGCAGCTTTACCGCCGCCGCAGTCGAGGCCGATTTGCTACCGGGGCAGGTGGCCGCTGCAATCAAGCGTCTGGAGCGGGAACTGGAAGTGCGCCTGTTCACCCGCACGACGCGCAGCCTGCGCCTGAGCGCTGAAGGTGAGCAGTACTTGCCCACGGCGCGGTCAGTGCTCGAACACCTGGAGCAAGGTCGGGCCAACCTGCACGGTGACAATGCGCCGCTGCGTGGCACCCTGCAGATCGCCGCCCCGTCGGACCTGGGGCGCAATATCCTGCTGCCGTGGCTCACCGAATTCCGCCGGCTGCACCCGGAGTTGAACCTGCGCTTCCTGCTCTCGGACCACGTGAGCAACCTGTTTCGTGACCCGGTGGATGTGGCCATCCGCTACGGCCTGAACGAAGACGCCAACTATATCGCCCTGCCCCTGGTGCCCGGCAACCGCCGGGTACTGGTGGCGTCCCCGGACTACCTGGCACGCCAGGACGCGCCCCGAACGCCGCAGGACCTGTCGCGTCACACGTGCCTGCCCTACCTGCAAAGCGGTCGGCTGCATGACCGCTGGCAACTGGGCACGCAAACCGTGCACGTCGCCGGCCCGCTATTCAGCGATGACGCGGATGTGGTGCGCCGATGGGCCCTGGAGGGTGAAGGGATCGCCTACAAATCCTGGCTGGACGTCAGCGCCGACGTCCAGGCTGGCCGTCTGGTGGTACTGCTGACCGACTATCCCGGTGATGTGTACCCCCTGAGTTTCGCCTGCCCCCATCGCGGGCAGGTCTCGCGATCAGTGGCTGCGCTGCATCAATGGCTGAGGCAGCGGTTCAGTGCTATGGCGCCTTTTGCGATCGAGCACTAG
- a CDS encoding amino acid synthesis family protein, translating into MSFEIRKIVSYVEETFIEGGKASDTPVTMVGLAVVLKNPWLGRGFVEDLKPEIRANCSDLGALMVERLVGIIGGAEKIEAYGKAAVVGADGEIEHASAIIHTLRFGNHYREAVNAKSYLSFTNKRGGPGTSIQIPMMHKDDEGLRSHYITLEMHIEDSPRADEIVVVLGCADGGRLHPRIGNRYIDLEELAAEKAQ; encoded by the coding sequence ATGAGTTTCGAAATCCGCAAGATCGTCAGCTACGTAGAAGAAACCTTTATCGAAGGCGGCAAGGCTTCTGACACGCCGGTGACCATGGTCGGCCTGGCGGTCGTCCTGAAGAACCCGTGGTTGGGTCGCGGCTTTGTCGAAGACCTGAAACCCGAGATCCGTGCCAACTGTTCGGATCTCGGCGCGCTGATGGTGGAGCGCCTGGTCGGCATCATCGGCGGCGCAGAGAAGATCGAAGCCTATGGCAAGGCCGCCGTGGTCGGTGCCGACGGCGAGATCGAACACGCCTCGGCCATCATCCATACCCTGCGCTTTGGCAACCACTACCGAGAAGCGGTCAACGCCAAAAGCTACCTGAGCTTTACCAACAAGCGAGGCGGCCCGGGCACGTCGATCCAGATCCCGATGATGCACAAGGATGACGAAGGCCTGCGCTCGCACTACATCACCCTGGAAATGCACATCGAGGATTCGCCGCGTGCCGACGAAATCGTCGTGGTCCTGGGCTGTGCCGATGGCGGTCGCCTGCACCCACGCATCGGCAACCGTTACATCGACCTTGAGGAACTGGCCGCTGAAAAAGCCCAGTAA
- a CDS encoding MFS transporter → MPAVIYIFSLCTFTFGLSEFVVAGLVSAISLDLHESISNVGSAIAAYALGAAIGAPVITAMLASWRDKSVLLLTLAVLAIGSVVISLAPDILTLHGVRFIIGLAHGVFMAVASNAAVKLVDPMRAGRALSLVWIGLTLSIAFGVPIGTFFGSYWSWRIVFLAIGGLGLISTVGLVLLMRRQPTASPNAGQGLKQGLAALLHRELLMAATIAMLVSVATFSFFTFVSPFLLDITRIQPQVLSLAMLAFGVCSILGNVLGGYLVDAFDADRCLLGGLSALMLNLMSLYLWGDSVIATLTLVGLLGVVFFAIVTMSTLRMLRLAHHYIPQSSAVASGLNIASFNLGTALGGVGAGWVITHFGLAYIPIAGASAALLAMGTLALQMKSRPGLQEALRESP, encoded by the coding sequence ATGCCAGCTGTCATCTATATTTTTTCGCTCTGCACCTTCACCTTCGGCTTGTCCGAATTCGTTGTCGCCGGCTTGGTATCCGCGATTTCGCTGGACCTGCACGAGTCCATTTCGAACGTCGGCTCGGCCATTGCAGCGTACGCCCTGGGTGCCGCCATCGGCGCCCCGGTCATCACGGCCATGCTGGCCAGCTGGCGCGACAAATCCGTCTTGCTGCTGACCCTCGCCGTACTTGCCATCGGCAGCGTGGTTATCAGCCTGGCGCCGGATATCCTGACCTTGCACGGCGTACGCTTCATCATCGGCTTGGCGCATGGCGTGTTCATGGCCGTGGCCTCCAACGCGGCAGTCAAACTGGTCGACCCGATGCGTGCAGGGCGCGCGCTGTCGCTGGTGTGGATCGGCCTGACGCTTTCGATTGCCTTTGGCGTGCCGATCGGCACCTTCTTCGGCAGCTACTGGTCCTGGCGGATAGTGTTCCTGGCTATCGGTGGCCTGGGCCTGATCAGCACGGTGGGGCTGGTCCTGCTGATGCGCCGGCAACCCACCGCGTCACCTAACGCTGGCCAAGGCTTGAAACAAGGCCTCGCCGCCCTGTTGCACCGCGAACTGTTGATGGCTGCCACGATCGCGATGCTGGTGAGCGTCGCCACGTTTTCGTTTTTTACCTTCGTGTCGCCGTTTCTGCTGGACATCACCCGTATCCAACCGCAGGTGCTGAGCCTGGCGATGCTGGCGTTCGGTGTCTGCTCCATTCTCGGCAATGTGCTCGGCGGCTATCTCGTGGATGCATTCGACGCGGACCGATGCTTGCTCGGTGGCTTGAGCGCCTTGATGCTCAACCTGATGAGCTTGTATCTGTGGGGGGACTCGGTGATCGCCACCCTGACGCTGGTGGGGCTATTGGGGGTAGTGTTCTTTGCCATTGTGACCATGTCGACCCTGCGCATGCTGCGCCTGGCACACCACTATATTCCGCAATCCAGTGCCGTGGCGTCGGGACTCAATATTGCGTCATTCAACCTCGGAACAGCGTTGGGTGGCGTCGGCGCAGGGTGGGTGATTACCCATTTCGGTCTCGCCTACATCCCCATCGCAGGCGCAAGTGCGGCCCTGTTGGCCATGGGTACACTTGCCCTGCAAATGAAAAGCCGGCCGGGGCTGCAGGAGGCCTTGCGGGAAAGCCCCTGA
- a CDS encoding zinc-binding alcohol dehydrogenase family protein — MKAIAFTEHGLPIHDPRSLQDVNIAAPTPGPRDLLVEVEAVAVNPVDTKVRSGSFAKEPKVLGWDAAGTVRDVGADVRLFKPGDKVYYAGSLTRAGSYSELQVVDERIVGHRPQSLSAAHAAALPLTSITAWELLFDRLGVREDGGDGDVLLVVGAAGGVGSMLVQLARELTGMTVIGTASRPETVDWVKRMGADHVIDHRLPMLAQLQALGVGEVSHVASLTHTEEHLAQLIEVLRPQGRLGVIDDPRTLDVMPLKLKSLSLHWELMFTRSLFETPDMIHQHHLLNRIATLIDQGILQTTLGEHFGAINAANMRRAHALVESNKARGKIVLEGFA, encoded by the coding sequence ATGAAAGCCATCGCCTTTACCGAACACGGTCTGCCCATCCACGACCCGCGCTCACTGCAAGACGTCAACATCGCCGCACCCACGCCTGGCCCCAGGGACTTGCTGGTAGAAGTCGAGGCGGTCGCGGTCAACCCGGTGGACACCAAAGTCCGCTCCGGCAGCTTCGCCAAGGAGCCAAAGGTGCTCGGCTGGGACGCGGCCGGTACCGTGCGCGACGTCGGCGCCGACGTCCGGTTGTTCAAGCCGGGGGACAAGGTCTACTACGCCGGCTCGCTGACCCGGGCAGGCAGTTACAGTGAACTGCAGGTGGTGGACGAGCGTATTGTCGGGCACCGCCCGCAGTCGTTGAGCGCTGCCCACGCGGCGGCCTTGCCGCTGACCTCGATCACTGCCTGGGAATTGTTGTTTGATCGCCTCGGAGTGCGCGAAGACGGCGGCGACGGCGATGTATTGCTGGTGGTGGGTGCCGCTGGCGGCGTGGGCTCGATGCTGGTGCAATTGGCCCGCGAGCTGACCGGCATGACCGTGATCGGGACTGCCTCGCGCCCGGAGACCGTCGACTGGGTCAAGCGCATGGGCGCCGATCATGTGATCGACCATCGCCTGCCGATGTTGGCCCAACTGCAAGCGCTGGGGGTTGGCGAGGTCAGTCATGTGGCCAGCCTGACGCACACCGAGGAGCACTTGGCGCAATTGATCGAAGTGTTGCGACCCCAGGGGCGCCTGGGGGTGATCGATGATCCCCGCACCTTGGATGTGATGCCGCTCAAACTCAAGTCATTGTCCCTGCACTGGGAGTTGATGTTCACCCGCTCGCTGTTCGAAACCCCGGACATGATCCATCAGCATCACCTGCTCAATCGCATCGCCACACTGATCGACCAAGGCATTTTGCAGACCACCCTGGGTGAGCATTTCGGCGCTATCAATGCGGCCAACATGCGCCGTGCCCATGCGTTGGTCGAGAGTAACAAGGCGCGTGGCAAGATTGTGCTGGAGGGGTTTGCATGA